A genomic window from Silene latifolia isolate original U9 population chromosome Y, ASM4854445v1, whole genome shotgun sequence includes:
- the LOC141632286 gene encoding uncharacterized protein LOC141632286, whose protein sequence is MVKAWLRNSIHTKLHPSIAFSGTVVEIWKELRDRYSTGNAPRVHQLKSDLNECKQAKNQSVVEYYTQLKALWDELATHNKVPQCTCGAAAAILKEREEEKVHQFLMGLDGTLYGNVRSNLLMEDEIASLNRAYAIVLREERHHAVTIKVKEEPSEAAMAVQRGAGSSSGDSAKDNEDTGVIWCTHCKKLWHTEANCWEKLGIRGRGRGRHGGRGKGGRGRGASQQANAATVNEGDTAGFTPDEVLQIRTLLSNKAEGSQPKSGMDDIRCIRWLIDSGCSHHMTGRRDLLKNVWRGKASTVSLPDGSQMVAQEHGSVDQSTRMKIGRGEHSDGVYYFKGDQGNQTAHTDMNVEEQVIPHEELVQADARPVSAEGKGTSAETEDSNAEGRGARKKFDPYWKKDYICKSTRLINPTVNAHSSQSTSKGKGTRYPLINYVTTNCFSKNYRGFLAKVDAIREPCNYKEASKIKEWQEAMAKEFDALEANGTWSIVDLPKGKRPIGCRWVYKVKYKADGTLER, encoded by the exons ATGGTTAAAGCATGGTTGCGGAATTCAATACATACAAAACTTCATCCAAGTATAGCCTTTTCCGGAACTGTTGTTGAAATCTGGAAGGAACTACGGGATCGTTATTCTACTGGCAATGCACCTCGAGTCCACCAACTCAAAAGCGACCTCAACGAGTGTAAGCAAGCAAAGAATCAGTCCGTAGTCGAGTATTACACTCAATTGAAGGCTCTTTGGGATGAATTAGCTACTCACAATAAAGTACCTCAATGTACTTGCGGAGCGGCGGCTGCGATTCTTAAAGAACGAGAAGAAGAAAAAGTACATCAATTTTTGATGGGACTCGATGGCACTCTTTATGGTAATGTCCGTTCTAATTTGTTAATGGAGGACGAAATTGCCTCGTTGAATAGAGCATATGCTATTGTTCTCCGTGAAGAGCGCCATCATGCGGTCACAATCAAGGTGAAGGAGGAACCATCGGAAGCAGCCATGGCCGTGCAAAGAGGAGCGGGTAGCAGCAGTGGTGATTCTGCAAAGGACAATGAGGACACAGGTGTAATCTGGTGTACCCATTGCAAAAAATTATGGCATACGGAAGCTAATTGTTGGGAGAAATTGGGCATTCGAGGCCGAGGTAGAGGCCGGCATGGAGGTCGTGGAAAGGGAGGACGAGGTCGTGGTGCTTCTCAACAGGCTAATGCAGCCACTGTGAATGAAGGGGACACGGCAGGCTTCACCCCAGATGAAGTTCTCCAAATACGGACACTCTTGAGTAATAAGGCCGAAGGTAGCCAGCCGAAGTCAGGTATGGATGATATACGATGTATTCGTTGGTTAATCGATAGCGGATGCTCGCACCATATGACAGGTAGACGAGACTTGCTAAAAAATGTTTGGAGAGGCAAGGCATCTACCGTAAGTTTGCCCGATGGTTCTCAAATGGTAGCACAGGAACATGGGAGTGTG GACCAATCTACGAGGATGaagattggacggggtgagcacAGTGATGGGGTTTATTACTTCAAGGGTGATCAAGGCAATCAGACAGCACAC actGATATGAATGTTGAAGAGCAGGTCATCCCTCACGAGGAGCTTGTGCAGGCAGATGCAAGACCCGTGAGTGCAGAAGGGAAAGGAACAAGTGCTGAAACAGAGGACAGTAATGCAGAGGGTCGCGGTGCTCGTAAAAAGTTCGATCCTTATTGGAAGAAAGATTATATCTGCAAATCGACCCGTCTTATAAACCCCACTGTCAATGCTCACTCCTCTCAATCGACATCCAAAGGGAAAGGTACCCGTTATCCTTTGATTAATTATGTCACTACAAATTGTTTTTCTAAGAATTACAGGGGTTTCTTGGCCAAGGTAGATGCAATACGAGAGCCATGTAATTACAAAGAAGCCTCGAAGATTAAAGAATGGCAGGAGGCAATGGCGAAGGAATTTGATGCTCTTGAAGCAAATGGGACTTGGTCCATTGTTGATCTTCCAAAGGGAAAAAGGCCTATTGGTTGTCGATGGGTTTACAAGGTAAAGTATAAAGCCGATGGAACTCTTGAAAGGTAA